One part of the Lotus japonicus ecotype B-129 chromosome 2, LjGifu_v1.2 genome encodes these proteins:
- the LOC130736643 gene encoding uncharacterized protein LOC130736643 has product MDAALGPSGLYRESYRGSRRKLESSSAKSRVTGEWCAYHQVSGHDTGKCRALQHAVEKLITTGKTAKARRNKFPTIGEIGTIVVGFSGGGITSAARKRYLRTVNAVAEAPFGFQHPDITFSPADFFGLKPHLDDPIVISLRVNHFDVQRTLLDQGSSADIIYGGVFAQLGIREGDLTPYEGTLVGFAGERVWVKGVIDLDTIFGEGENAKKLTVQYLVLEAEGSYNAIIGRNTLNRLCAVISTAHLAIKYPLASGRIGQIVVDQRVARECYCNAVDRYGKKNASTGHRCNEVEAPDKSLDPRGEGRVNRPTPIEETKELSSARRYSK; this is encoded by the coding sequence ATGGACGCGGCGTTAGGACCTAGCGGATTATACAGGGAAAGCTACCGAGGTTCCAGGAGGAAGTTAGAGTCTTCTTCGGCGAAGAGTAGGGTGACGGGAGAGTGGTGTGCTTATCACCAAGTTTCTGGTCATGATACCGGGAAGTGCAGAGCTTTACAGCACGCAGTTGAGAAATTGATCACAACAGGAAAGACTGCTAAGGCGCGGCGTAATAAATTTCCTACGATCGGAGAAATAGGCACAATCGTTGTAGGCTTTAGCGGAGGAGGAATCACTAGTGCAGCGCGCAAACGATATCTCAGAACGGTGAATGCGGTTGCGGAAGCACCTTTCGGTTTTCAGCATCCGGACATCACATTTTCACCCGCTGATTTTTTCGGGTTAAAACCACACTTAGATGACCCGATCGTGATCTCCCTTCGGGTTAACCACTTCGATGTACAACGAACGCTCTTGGACCAGGGGAGTTCAGCAGATATCATCTACGGCGGGGTGTTTGCGCAGCTTGGAATAAGGGAAGGTGACCTTACCCCGTATGAAGGGACCTTGGTAGGATTCGCAGGCGAACGAGTGTGGGTGAAAGGAGTCATAGATCTTGATACCATATTCGGCGAGGGCGAGAATGCCAAAAAACTAACAGTACAATACTTGGTTTTAGAGGCGGAAGGGTCATACAATGCGATCATTGGAAGGAACACTTTAAACCGTCTGTGCGCAGTAATATCAACAGCTCATCTAGCAATAAAGTACCCGTTAGCGAGCGGGCGAATAGGACAGATTGTGGTGGACCAAAGGGTTGCAAGAGAGTGTTACTGTAACGCTGTGGATCGGTATGGTAAGAAGAACGCCTCAACAGGACATCGTTGTAATGAAGTAGAGGCTCCGGACAAAAGCTTGGATCCtaggggcgaggggcgagtcaATAGACCCACCCCGATAGAGGAAACCAAAGAGTTGAGTTCGGCGAGAAGATACTCAAAATAG